In the genome of Ficedula albicollis isolate OC2 chromosome 27 unlocalized genomic scaffold, FicAlb1.5 N00423, whole genome shotgun sequence, one region contains:
- the NMT1 gene encoding glycylpeptide N-tetradecanoyltransferase 1, giving the protein MADDSETAVRRPPARPPRPAAEENDHEHCSDCENEAEHGSNRGGLSPANDSGAKKKKKKPKRKKEKGGGDQPDQAQDQPVKVNSLPAERIQEIQKAIELFSVGQGPAKTMEEASKRSYQFWDTQPVPKLGEVVNTHGPVEPDKDNIRQEPYTLPQGFTWDALDLGDRGVLKELYTLLNENYVEDDDNMFRFDYSPEFLLWALRPPGWLPQWHCGVRVVSSKKLVGFISAIPATIHIYDTEKKMVEINFLCVHKKLRSKRVAPVLIREITRRVHLEGIFQAVYTAGVVLPKPVGTCRYWHRSLNPRKLIEVKFSHLSRNMTMQRTTKLYRLPETPKTPGLRPMEHKDIPAVHKLLTEYLKQFHLTPVMSREEVEHWFVPQENIIDTFVVESAPGEVTDFLSFYTLPSTIMNHPTHKSLKAAYSFYNVHTKTPLIDLMSDALILAKSRFSSVFNALDLMENKTFLEKLKFGIGDGNLQYYLYNWKCPSMAPEKVGLVLQ; this is encoded by the exons GGGCCTGAGTCCAGCAAATGACAGCGGagccaaaaagaagaaaaagaaacccaaacggaagaaagagaaaggaggaggagaccAACCCGACCAGGCTCAGGACCAGCCAGTGAAG GTGAACTCTTTACCTGCTGAGAGGATCCAGGAGATTCAAAAAGCCATTGAACTCTTCTCTGTGGGTCAGGGCCCTGCCAAAACCATGGAGGAAGCCAGCAAGAGAAGCTACCAGTTCTGGGACACACAGCCAGTGCCCAAGTTAG GAGAAGTGGTGAATACCCACGGCCCAGTGGAGCCAGACAAGGACAATATCCGCCAGGAGCCCTacaccctgccccagggcttCACCTGGGATGCCCTGGACCTGGGGGATAGAGGTGTG ctgaaggagctctACACACTGCTCAACGAGAACTATGTGGAGGACGATGACAACATGTTCCGCTTCGATTACTCGCCCGAGTTCCTGCTGTG ggcactgcGTCCCCCGGGGTGGCTGCCCCAGTGGCACTGTGGGGTCCGAGTGGTCTCCAGCAAGAAGCTGGTGGGATTCATCAGCGCGATTCCAGCCACCATCCACATCTATGACAC AGAGAAGAAGATGGTGGAGATAAACTTCCTGTGTGTCCACAAAAAGCTGCGCTCCAAACGGGTGGCTCCGGTTCTGATCCGTGAGATCACACGGAGGGTGCATCTAGAGGGAATCTTCCAGGCTGTTTACACTGCAGGAGTGGTGCTGCCAAAGCCTGTGGGGACTTGTAG GTACTGGCACCGCTCCCTGAATCCTCGGAAGCTCATCGAGGTCAAATTCTCCCACCTGAGCAGGAACATGACTATGCAACGGACCACGAAGCTTTACCGCCTGCCCGAG ACTCCCAAGACTCCCGGCTTGCGGCCCATGGAGCACAAGGacatccctgctgtgcacaAGCTCTTGACCGAGTACCTGAAGCAGTTCCACCTGACCCCCGTGATGAGCCGAGAGGAGGTGGAGCACTGGTTTGTACCTCAGGAGAACATCATCGACACCTTCGTGGTAGAG AGTGCCCCAGGAGAGGTGACAGACTTCCTGAGCTTTTACACGCTGCCCTCCACCATCATGAACCACCCGACTCACAAGAGCCTGAAAGCTGCTTATTCCTTCTACAACGTTCACACCAAGACGCCTCTCATCGACCTCATGAGTGACGCGCTCATCCTCGCCAAGTCG cggttcagcagtGTCTTCAATGCACTGGATctcatggaaaacaaaaccttcctggagaagctgaagTTTGGGATCGGGGATGGGAACCTGCAGTATTACCTGTACAATTGGAAGTGTCCCAGCATGGCACCAGAGAAG GTTGGATTGGTGCTGCAGTAA